One Theropithecus gelada isolate Dixy chromosome 3, Tgel_1.0, whole genome shotgun sequence genomic window carries:
- the CCDC71L gene encoding coiled-coil domain-containing protein 71L, with translation MRRSMKRRRRRPPVAPAAAARGGDFRAEDGAGLEAREEKVVYSRSQLSLADSTKALGDAFKLFMPRSTEFMSSDAELWSFLCSLKHQFSPHILRSKDVYGYSSCRALVPDPPGAPTARGQARRPAPRAAARRRRRGARAAAVRRRKPRSPPPPPPPPEESCPAKPVAPGPCFGGRTLEEIWRAATPTLTTFPTIRVGSDVWGERSLAAARRRARQVLRVNLEPMVRLRRFPVPRA, from the coding sequence ATGCGGCGCAGCATGAAGAGGCGGCGGCGCCGGCCCCCGGTCGCCCCGGCCGCGGCTGCCCGGGGCGGCGACTTCAGGGCAGAAGACGGGGCCGGGTTGGAGGCGCGGGAGGAAAAGGTGGTGTACTCGCGGTCGCAACTGTCGCTGGCTGACAGCACCAAGGCGCTGGGCGACGCCTTCAAGCTCTTCATGCCCCGCAGCACAGAGTTCATGAGCTCGGACGCGGAGCTCTGGAGCTTCCTTTGCAGCCTCAAGCACCAGTTCTCCCCGCACATCCTGCGCAGCAAGGACGTCTACGGCTACTCCTCCTGCCGGGCCCTGGTGCCCGATCCCCCGGGTGCCCCCACAGCCCGCGGCCAGGCGCGCCGGCCGGCTCCGCGCGCCGCGGCCAGGAGGAGGCGCCGCGGAGCCCGGGCGGCAGCTGTCCGCAGGAGGAAGCCCCGGTCACcacccccgccgccgccgccccccgAGGAGAGCTGCCCGGCCAAGCCCGTGGCCCCCGGGCCCTGCTTCGGGGGTCGCACCCTGGAGGAGATCTGGAGGGCGGCCACCCCGACGCTGACCACCTTCCCCACCATCCGCGTCGGCAGCGACGTGTGGGGCGAGCGCAGCCTGGCGGCGGCGCGGCGTAGGGCACGCCAGGTCTTGCGAGTGAACCTGGAACCCATGGTGAGGCTCCGCCGCTTCCCGGTGCCCCGGGCGTGA